A segment of the Manihot esculenta cultivar AM560-2 chromosome 13, M.esculenta_v8, whole genome shotgun sequence genome:
AGCTCATAAATTCTTTGCAAGCTACTAAGCAAAGGAGATTTTTTAGACAAGAAGATGCTTTTGAGGAGGCTTTTGTTACAATACAAAAATGAAAGCTGGACAAGCAACCTGAAAGTGGAATGGTATTAAGCCTGTACAATGCCATTACTGCAAGAAATATGGTCATATTTTCAAAAAAGAGCAAATTTCTACCTTGTCCAACCTGTAGAAAAACAAACCACTTGGAGAAGAATTGTTGGCAAATAAATGGTATTAAGCCTGTGCAATGCCATTACTGATTTCTACCTTGTCCAACTTATAGAAAAACAAACCACTTGGAGAAGAATTGTTGGCAGAAAAATGGTATTAAGTCTGTGCAATGCCATTACTGCAAGAAATATGGTCATATTTTCAAAGATTGCAAAATCAGATAGGGCAAAGCTTAAAATCAGTAGCAGGGTTAGCAAGCTAATTTCATTGATGATCAACCTGAGCACTAGGAAGATCATCTGTTCATGGCTTCTCAGTTATATACAGTTGCTGATAACCTCACTTGGTTCATTGATAGTGGCTATACAAGTCATATGGCTCGAGATAAAAGCTTATTTGTATCCGTGGACAAATAAGTAAAAGCTACTATGAAGATGGAAAATGAAGAGATAGTTCAAGCTATGAGAAAGGGTATTGTTGTTGTGCAAACAAAAAAGATACCAAGTATATTTCTGATGCTCTCTACATTCCTAATCTAGATTAGAATTTATTGAGTGTTGCTCAAATCATAAAAAAAGGATATTCCATATCTTTCAAAGATTCTTCATACCATATTTATGACTCAAATAATTCTGAAGTCATGGAGGTTAgaattgttagtgtatttgccctaaatTATTATGGGTTGATACAAAATGCGTTGTTTAGTTCAATATGCCTATTGTCATTCTTCACAAAGTCTAATAATGCTAAGCTCTAGTAATCTTCATAGTTCAAGCTTCCAACAATCTTCAATATTGATCTTCTTTGCTCCTCCTTGATGCTCAATGGTCTGAGTTGTGTTGATGATACTTTAAGCTGTTGAAGGCTCTGTAGTAAAGAAATTGTTCAGTGTTGGTAGGTGCCGATTTTTGCTATGGGTCACAATGATAATAGCGAGTTTCTTTGTTCTTTCCTTCTATtaggatttaaatattaatgggCTTGAGCctttgtatattttttttaatctttagcATCCTTGTTCCAAATTTGATTATAgcctaaaaaaattttaataaaaaatgtttaatattttttatataaaatatgtttattttattttctttatttttatattattaaaataattcacGTTTTTTAAATACATGATAAAAATGATTCGACTAATTAtcaacttttatatatatattaattagatCTACAAGATGATTAGATTTAATCTTATACATTCcactattataaaataatttattttatagtgCACGTTATTCACATTGACTTCtacagaaatattttttaaaaaatatatgtttaaggaaaaaatatattatttttttaaaaaatgagtaAGTTTagacattaaaaatatttaaataaattgagaaaaaaaaccTTAAATTTTAGGTAAACGAGAGAGGCTGAACCTCATCTAAAAGGCTTCTAGAGAGTAGGCAAAGTTTTTTGACTTGGGTCATCGCTACCTCCAATAACGAGGGATATTTTGGTTGTTATAGTATTCGCGGCAGAGGGATATGGTCTCTAGTTTGAAACCTCCAAACACTATCTTGTTTCTATTTTTCCATATGAAACAGCATGAAGTTGTCATCATATTCCAAGTATTTTGGTCAAACATGGATGCTTGACTTAAACTAAACCaccaatgagaaaaaaaaatataaaaccagCCTGACAAAAGAAGGGGGCGTTCCGCAATTTCCTTctcttcaatttttattttaaattattaatttattttaccaaCAAATGCTTGCATggctaatattttatttaattttaaaatataattataagagAAATTAAAAGACATCCAACACAGTTTATCGTGGTTTCGTTTtactaaaacattttaatttattttttaaattattaatttattttactaacaacaatattttgtagataacatttaatctattttaaagtataataataagaatatttaaaaaatattgataataatatataaaaaataaaattttcaaaatcggaatacatatatatatgtgaattgaaattttttttatctagttGGATCGAACAGTAAGAAATCTGATTTATTGAGTACAAAAAATTAGACTAATAATACTCTTGAGTTATTTATTCTCTGCTCCAACTCCCAATAGTGGTATCGATGCTCCTTATATTCGTTAAGAGCctgtgaaagaaaaaaaaaagtgagaatCCCCTTCACTAAAAAACCATTAAACACTAGAGTGCAGAGTGATGGTTTTTAGTGGGTATCTGCTCCTTCATCACCTCTATTTTATGGAGAAAGCTATGTGATCTGAGCTGTCAAGATGAAGATTTATCTCAAAACTTGTGATATGTGGGAGATGACTGAAACTGGTAGAGAACCAGCTCACTTAAGAGATAATTAGGTTGTAATTAAATCGAGTCGAGTCGAACTTTGATAAGCTCATActcgattagaaaataaatttaaaaactcgAGTTCGAGCTCAATCTTGACTCGAACTTCATTTATAAGTTCGAGCtcgatttataaaataaatattaaactcgagCTTGGTTCGAACTCTATTTGTAATAAGCTCGTTTATCATATTAACGAGCCAACTCAAACTTCGCTCAAAAATATCATTAAGGCTCGAATTTAAactcgattatattataaacaaacttaatataattcaaatttatttaaattataataaatttaaattataagatcATTAAgagacttttaaattaaaattttttatttaattgaaatatttcaaatccaaaattaatgaaaaagaaTGTATAAGGGTTGTCCTTTTATAAAGAAGTCACAATCCTCCGTATCCCTTCAACTTTGGATGTGGGATTGGTGTTGGCGAACGAGCATGTTCACGAGTTTGTTCGCGAGCCTACTTATGAGCTTGTTCGCGAGTCTATTCGCGAGTCTGCTCATGAGCTTGTTGCGAGTCTGTTTACGAGTTAGCTCGCGTGCTTGTTGATAAACTTGAAAACGAGTTGACCTCGCAAGCCTAAATGAGCCGAATACTGCTAAGCTCAAGCTCGGCTCGTTTAATCCTAAAAAGTGAGCTCAAGCTCTGCTTGTTTAGAAAACGAGCCGAGTCCGATTGAGGTTTTATTGAGTCGAGCTTCGAATATCTCACGAACAGTTTGATTCGTTTACACCCCTAGTGATAATCCTATTGTTGCTCAAATTAAGGCTCATAGTGAAGAGTGTGCCAAGGGGTTCAAGGTTCTGTCATATCTTCATTCCTTTATCTCTAATGTGATTTTCATAAGAATCGTGGCTTATGAATCTGCAAAAGAAGATTGGGACAGACTTAAGGAGGAGTTCCAAGGAAGTGAAAGCTTGAGGCAGATAACTATTCTCAACTTGAGAAGGGAGTTTAAGGTTCTAAAAATGAAAGACTCTAAAACTCTGaaggagtacaccgatagattgaTGGCTGTGGTCAACAAAATTAGGTTGTTGGTTGaagatttatttgataaaagagTTGTGGACAAGGTTCTTGTGAGCCTGCTTGAGAGATTTGAGTCTAAAATCTCATCTTTGGAGGACTCTAAAGATTTGAGCAAGATCACTCTACCTGAGCTCATAAATTCTTTGCAAGCTACTAAGCAAAGGAGATTTTTTAGACAAGAAGatgcttgtaacgacccggaaaccggaccgctaccggcgctaggattcagatcgacttaaggtcgccggaacccgtagcaagcctactgtacatcctgtgtacctgataaaatcccatacatgatcatacattttcataaaaaaatttaaactttccatataccaagctcgacctgtgcattcaACATAAACTGTAtatataaaacccacactagagccctcatcaaatgctctagtatggtaaatatcactgatcaagcataatttagccacatttttattatatttattgctgtttaattacatatttttctagcttaatttatgtttttgttatgtttttgtagaaaaggaagaaattgaaaaactggagaaaaagtgcagaaaatgacaagaaaagtgattgggtcagtaacttggccaaatcactgcccagattaagctaaagcagaaacctgaactATCTCACAAGAGACTGATTGGGTCAATGAATTGGCCAAGTCACCCGCAGGaacagaaacccggaggcaacacaCAGAAATGATTTGGGCATGACAATTTGCctaaatcactgcccaaatcaagcagaggaagcagagacagaaagctaaaaactggactgactcacataAAGCGATTAGggcagcgatctgcccaaatcaccgccccaatcacattgacagcagaaattgacagcagaggcggaAAAAGAACAGAAAATCCGAATTCAAAGAAAAGGTGTCcaaatccacttcaaacaccaccaACTCAATTCCAAAAGTCACAAGGATGTCCTTCTACCAAAAGAATTCAAtctacaataaaatttaaaggcaaaaggagaatcaaagaccacaaaagaccaagtcaagatgGAGATTTCCAAACCCTAATGGGATTAAAATTCTCTAGCTATAAAAGGGGACTACATCTAAACCAGCAGGAACATCTTCTCTCCACAGCAGAAATTCTGCAGAAAGCACAGTAAGCTtgtctccttcttcctttcttctttcttttgtatttttgtccaccatgagtggctaaattcattcctttctagttgaagttggaaaattcagatttgtgatgaattaggagatttaaatctccattgttaaacttctatttattttcaatatttatgcaatttgatctttctataattgttgctttgcttttagaatcaatttaggcctattgcttttaattgcttgagtaacaattgtttgaataatttaggtccgtaattgcttagattatttaaacacacatttaatcaagttgcataatctaaacttgaccacgcagttagcaaggttagaattaggtttctctaagtcttaatgcagttaacagttgttcgatgctaaaagccccaaggacgttccttggcaacttgttaactagtgtttgattagcgaacatttcctaatcaaactagaactaaggaggaatttggattgtgagaagcgtcttccacatcctaaactaatttattgaaataaatggagtgttaaagaatcaatgatcaattctaaacagtctgaaatagatccatacttcaactagaagcttttctcttattgatttactcatctttaaattatttgctttctattgttaattagctttagtacatcttcaaaacaaaaccccctttttatttttgctatttacttgccttagtcattattaggaagatatttggtgtcaaatccctgtggttcgaccctattgccactatctgcaaatttatttgttgattgataataggtttattttttacggcttcgacaaccgctatcaatcaCATGCCTCAAACTTGGTTCAtcataacttatcattaaaacttttacataaagatcatgataaATAGGGATacacaaaacataaactagggcaaggcataaatctaatccattacatagtacatgtccaccactattctattacatgagCTTATACCAGCCTCTAGTCGACTTCCCAATCTattcttgaccctgcaaacctagggttaggggaaagggataagctacaagagcctagtgagcagaacataaaaacagtttaataatcaTACGCTCTCATGAAATACATCACAATACAAGcaatacacatcaagatggacttgtcaccagtaaccctctacatatccaaataatgctCGGCGCtcaacggagctcctcaggacttcctcttaaatataacataacatatccaactgtgccaggggcgtagaatgggcctcgacctggactttctcttacatcgtgctagaggcgtagaatgggcctcgatctggacttccgtatcatatcatgtcgtatcatatcatgtcatatcatatcgagggctagtgggtcatccaatatccatccacatcaacagtaaattatgcaatgcatcatattcgtgaattctaatgcatcaacctattacataacatgggattcatgatgcatgaacatgcttaaaagtttgattactttaaaaataatagattagtttagttctactcacctctggttgacgtTTTACTAACACTGGAGtagttatctcactgctggcctctacaGTCTTCCAGGTCTgatcctatacagatggactcaaatgagggaccaacacaactattacatgactctaaacaactccccaaaaaccccctaaaatatcataaaacatgcatataacacaagcaaaggaaggctgggcagaggactttcggcggcaggttcggcggtcgaaggtccccacagatccgaaagtcagacactttcgggggcaggttcggctgccgaaggtctccatagatccgaaagtcactaaccttcgagggtaggttcggcggcctaaccccTTCACAGACCCGGAAGTCCATCCTTTCGGAGGCagattaggcggccaaaggtcggcggccgaatcttgcttcggcggtcgaatcttgcttcagcggccgaacctggattctccagaatggcagaacccgattctgccttatgcactcagccaccaaaactctccaaaaccTCACAACCAaaccctcaaaacatgcatacacactcatcaagcataaggggcataaaactagcctaaaccccaaagAAACAACAACTAAAACATTAAAAGAGCAAACATTCAACAAAACCTaactcaaagcctataaccttagatctagccataacatgcatttttaacccttaaccctttttaaaacttacttaaaacatataaaaagacaaggatctacacttacatcttgaagatctaaggtatattagacccaagcttggagttgaggagaaatGGTCTCccaaattttaaaatctttgatccaagctcaaaacttcaaaaacaagcgaaaactcatgaaaatttgaaggaaaaacataaaatcaccaaaggaagggcaagaactcacatttgcccaaaaatggagagagaaactccccTATTTTTGGActagaggcctcttataggtggctagccagaccacctccgggggccgaaaggagagctcccgcggcagcaccatgttcggcagccgaacctgggcttgttcctcaaaaacatttttatttcattttaaaacttaactaaaaaccaatcaataaaatcatgaaaaatattttgtaaaaatatattttaccctgctaagaggttccggtatccgagattccagattccaacgggtATTCCGTCGaaaagttggaattccgacaccagagtctagctgggtattacaatgcTTTTGAGGAGGCTTTTGTTACAATACAGAAATGAAAGCAGGACAAGCAACTTGAAAGTGGAAGTAGTGCTGCGAAAAGGGCAAATTTCTACCTTGTCCAACTTGTAGAAAAACAAATCACTTGGAGAAGAATTATTGGCGGAAAAATGGTGTTAAGCCTGTGCAATGCCATTACTGCAAGTAATATGGTCATATTTCTAAAGATTACAAAATCAGATAGGGCAAAGCTCAAAACCAGTAGTAGGATCAGCAAGCTAATTTCATTGATGATCAACCTAAGCACTAGGAAGATCATCTGTTCATGGCTTCTCAATTATACAGTTGCTGATAACCTCACTTGGTTCATTGATAGTGACTGTACAAGTCATATGGCTTGAGATAAAAGCTTATTTGTATCCATGGACAAATTAGTAAAAGCTACTGTGAAGATGGAAAATGAGGAGATAGTTCAGGCTATGAGAAAGGGTATTGTTGCTATGCAAACAAAGAAAGGTACCAAGTATATTTCTGATGCTCTCTACATTCCTAATCTAGATCAGAATTTACTGAGTGTTGctcaaatgataaaaaaaagatattcCATATCTTTCAAAGATTCTCCATGCCATATTTATGACTCAAATAATTCTGAAGTTGTGGAGGTTAGAATGATTGGTAATAGCTTTCCTCTAATATCCTCTAATGGTGTTGAATCTTCATGTAAAGTTGTTGTAGATGAGTCTTGGTTGTGGAATAAAAGATATGGCATTATATCTTGAATTCTTTAAAGTTTATAATCTCATGATATGATTATAGACATGCCTACTATTTTTATTTGTGATGGGGTGTGTTCTAGCTGTCAATTTGTTAAATTGTATAAATACTCACTTCCTAAGGATCAAGTTAGGAGGACTACTGAAAAATTAGAGATTGTATATATTGATGTGTATGGATCTATGAATGTGCCATCCTTGAGCCAAAATAAGTATTTTATCCTATTTATATATGACTTGACTAGGATGACTTAGGTGTCTTTTCTAAGCAGCAAGAGTTAAGTTTTCAATGTGTTTAAGAAATTCAAAGCTTTAGTTGAAAAGCAGAGTGGCTATGTTCTTAAAACTTTAAGGTTTGATAATGGTAAAGAGTATACCTCAAAGGAATTTGACAAATTCTGTGAAGATGCTAGTATTCAACATCAACTTTCAGTCCCTTATTCACCTCAACAGAATGGAGTTTTTGAGAGGAAGAATAGAATAGTTGTTGAAATGGCTAGATGTATGTTGAAAGAGAAAGAACTGCTAAAGATGTTTTAGGCTGAAGTTATTTATACAGCTGTGTATTTGTTAAATAGACTTCCTAATAAAGCAGTGGAAGAGAAAACCCCAGCTAAAGCATGGTATAGGTCAAAGCCTTCTGCAAGTCACTTGAAGGTCTTTGGATCAATTTGCTACATGCTTATTCCTGATGTCAAGAGGGTAAAGCTAGATGATAAAGTTGATTTGGGTATTTTTCTTGGCTATGCAACTTCATTAGAAGGCTATAAGATCTACAATGTGAAAATCAAGAAAGTGGTTGTTAGTAGAGATGTGAAGTTTGATGAAGGAGTCTACTGGGACTTTGAGAACGAGCACATTGTTAGAGCAGCAAACTCTTTGCAGCTAAAAGTTATTTTTGGATGCTCTAGCAATGGAGATTTAGAATCTGGAAAAGAGTCTAATTCTGATTTAGAATTTGGAAACCAATCTATTTTTTATTCAGAATCTGAAAAAGGAGTCTAATTTCGATGATGAAGCacatgctcctaaattcaagtCTTTTTCTGATATGTATGAGAGGCGTAATATGGTTGTGGTAGAATCAAGTTGCTATAAAGAAGCTTCTCAAGTTAAAGAATGGCAACatgctataaaaaaaaaagaaattataacaATTGAGAACAATGGAACCTAGGAATTGACTTCTAAGCCAAAGGGCAGAAATGCAATTGGTGTGAAGTGTGTTTACAGAGTTAAAGTAAATCCTGATGGCTCTATCTTCAAGTAGAAAGCTAGGCTTGTTGTGAAGGGTTATGCTCAACAACTAGGGGTTGATTATGGAGATACTTTTGCTCCAGTTGCTAGGCATGATACTATTAGATTGTTGTTGTCTTTAGCAGCCCAAAATGGATGGCAAGTGTTTCAGTTGGATGCCAAATTTGCATTCTTGAATGGTTTACTGAATGAGGAGATTTATGTATAGTAACCTAAAGGGTTTGAAGTAGAGAGCTAAGAAGACAAAGTGTACAAGCTTAAGAAGGCTCTTTATGGCCTGAAACAATCTCCAAGAGCTTGGTATGCAAGGATTGACTCACTTCCGATCCAAAATGGATTCAGGAGAAGTGAAAATGAGCCAACCTTATATGTGAACAGTATTGGAGATGAATCTCAACTGATTGTGTCACTTTATATTGATGATATATTGGGGACTCATGAAAATTCTCAATTAGTGAATGATTTTAAGCTGAGAATACAATCTGAATTTGAAATGTCAAAGTTGAAAATTATGAGCTATTCTCTTGGGCTAGAGATTGAGCAAGGTGTTGATGGTATCTTTGTGTCTCAAATGAAATATGTTATTGAAATGCTGAAAAAGTTTAATTTGGACAAATGCAAGTCTATGGCTGTTCCTTTTGTTGTGAATGAGAAACTTAACAAGGATGATGGAACTGAACCAGCAGATATTGCATTGTATAGATGTTTGGTTGGTAGTTTGATATATTTGACTACTTGCAAACCTGATTTAATGTATTCAGCAAGATTGTTATATAGATTTATGCATTCTCCTTGTCAATTGTATTTTGTTGTGGATAAGAGAGTGCTGAGATACTTAAAGGATATTGTTGAATTTGGCTTGTGGTTTCAAAGAGGAAAAACTGTCAAGCTTGAAGGTTATGTAGACAGTGATTGGGTTGGAAGTGTTGATGATTCAAAGAGCACTTCATTCAATGCTTTTTTCCTTGGTTCAAGTCCTTTCTCCTGGAATTCAAGGAAGGCAGAGGTGGTTGCTCAATCTATTATTGAAGCTGAATATACTTCAACTGTTGGTATTGCAAATCAATCAATTTGGCTTAGGAAGCTATAGAAGGATTTGGGAATTGAGCAATGTGAGCCTATTGTTATATGGTGTGATAATAAATCAACCATTGCTATTGCAAATAATCCTGTTCAGTATGGGAGAACTAAACATATTAAGGTAAAATTTCATTTCCTAAGGGAATCAGAGATCAAGCTGCTACATTGCAAGTCCAATGAACAACTTGCTGATATACTTATAAAGGTATTGTTCAAGAATAAGTTTGAAGAACTAAGGAAGAAGCTGAGGTATGAAGGAAAAATCCCAATGAGGAGTGTGGACTTATGAGACTTTTCCTAAATATTTGGGTTGCTTAACTCTTAGTTAATGTTTTGACTAAAGTTTACTTTTTGTACTGTAGATGTGATGATGTAAATATTAGGTAGCTGATTATAGTGCAAATCACCATTCCTTAACTATATTTTCTTACTTTACTTATGAAAGTTACTAATCTCTTTTGTAATCTATGTAATCAGCATCATTTTGACTATATATTCAAAGAACTATTGTCTCTCAGTAAGAGAAGGAGAGGGTTAGAGACATTTTGAGttgctctgttttttttttcttagttcGCTATTAGTTTAagacatttatttttaattctcaatatttagttatttattatttacttcaaCTCCCAACAAGGGCAATTGACAGGAAAAAAATATTACCGACGAAGACAATGTGCCCCGCTCCTAATAGAAGAaaaacacacacacaaaaaaagaaaagaaaaatcctcTTACTCAAATCAGATCCATATGAATTAGGAGTCTAAAAATATAGAGTTTTATATAGATATATTCATATATTTACATTACATAATTCTGTTTGTGttccagaaaatatttttcttagaaaatatttttaagaaaaatattttttatatttttttatatttaaagcacttaaaaaatttagttaatcaaaaaaaatttttgatcaaaagaaaaaaataaatcatgttaaagaaaataattttatttttttagaaaaataagtcATTTTTCACTTAgatattaagatttttattaaaaattttatatataaatttgttaataaattttatttttaaaattaaaattaaataataaaaaataagttctctcattaaaaaatattttttataaaaaatttttataaaaaaatattttttaaatataatttatttttcctatACAAACGAAAAGCTAAATCTACCTAAATTCATATAAGtatttttcttatatattttaaaattaaggaaATGCCCAGTTCTTTTAAGTCTTTTTTCCTGTATCAAGTGGgaatgaataattatttttttttattggtaaTGACGGAGTGTCAGCAAAACGCCAACACCTACTGACATAAATTTAACATCAAGTTGATTGTTTTTTCAATCCAAATATCTGGACCAGCATCACTCTATATATAGCGTACTAGGCATTGCACATCTACCATAGCAAGCTTGTCGCAAGCACCTCTTCAAGATGGTTAATTTGGGTGATGCTGAGCTTCTTGAAGCTCAAGCACATGTATGGAATCACATCTTCAATTTCATCAACTCCATGTCCCTTAAATGTGCAGTTCAATTAGGAATCCCAGATGTAATCCAGCGCCATGGCAAACCCATCTCCCTTTCCCACCTCATTTCTGCTTTGCCTGTCCACCCAGCCAAATCTCGTTGCATCCCTCGCCTAATGCGCATTTTGGTTCACTCTGGCTTTTTTGCTCGAGCAAAAATCAGTGaaaatgatgaagaagaagggtATGTTCTCACCAATGCATCTCAGCTCCTCCTCAAGGACAACCCCTTTAGTGTGGCACCGTTCTTGATGGCCATGCTTGATCCTATTTTAATAGGACCATGGCATTATATGAGCACTTGGTTCCTAAACGACGATGTTACTCCATTTAATACAGCTCATGGGAAGACATTTTGGGAGTATCATGGACATGAACCGAATCTAAACAATTTCTTTAACGAAGCAATGGCTAGTGATGCTAGGCTGGTTACGCGAGTGCTAATCAATGAGTGCAAGGGGGTGTTCGAGGGGTTGAAGTCATTGGTTGATGTTGGTGGTGGAACAGGGACTGTGGCCAAAGCCATAGCTAAATCATTCCCTGATTTGGATTGCACTGTGTTTGATCTCCCACATGTAGTGGCTGGTCTGCAAGGCACTCACAACTTGAAATATGTTGGAGGCGACATGTTTGATGAAATTCCTCCTTCCGATGCAATTTTACTCAAGGTAAATCTGACCCTCTCTTTTCTCTGTTGTTGGAGGCAAACCAATAGCTTTTGGAATTCAAtaactaaattaatattttttatgcttTTCTTTGATGGGCAAATGATGGACAGTGGATATTGCATGACTGGAGTGATGAAGAATGTGTGAAGATACTGAAGAGATGTAAAGAAGCCATTAAAGGCAGAAAAGGAGGGAAGCTGATTATCATAGACATGATAGTGGGGAGCCATAATGGAGATGATGACTCCACTGAAACACAACTCTCGTTTGATATGCTGATGATGGTCTTAGTGACTGGTCGAGagagaaatgaaaaagaatgggcaaaactcttttctgatgCTGGTTTTAGTTATCATAAGATAAGCCCCGTGCTGGGTTTAAGATCCATCATTGAAGTTTATCCTTAGTTTAGTTTAATTATCAAGCTTCATTAGTCTTatctttattttcaatttatattttaggTCTCTGATGTTTTCATTTCTTGGTTGATACAAAATGCGTTGTTTAGTTCAATATCCCTATTGTCATTCTTCACAAAGTCTAATAATGCTAAGCTCTAACAACCAAACAGACTAGAGCCCAT
Coding sequences within it:
- the LOC110607464 gene encoding trans-resveratrol di-O-methyltransferase; this translates as MVNLGDAELLEAQAHVWNHIFNFINSMSLKCAVQLGIPDVIQRHGKPISLSHLISALPVHPAKSRCIPRLMRILVHSGFFARAKISENDEEEGYVLTNASQLLLKDNPFSVAPFLMAMLDPILIGPWHYMSTWFLNDDVTPFNTAHGKTFWEYHGHEPNLNNFFNEAMASDARLVTRVLINECKGVFEGLKSLVDVGGGTGTVAKAIAKSFPDLDCTVFDLPHVVAGLQGTHNLKYVGGDMFDEIPPSDAILLKWILHDWSDEECVKILKRCKEAIKGRKGGKLIIIDMIVGSHNGDDDSTETQLSFDMLMMVLVTGRERNEKEWAKLFSDAGFSYHKISPVLGLRSIIEVYP